One part of the Microtus ochrogaster isolate Prairie Vole_2 chromosome 18, MicOch1.0, whole genome shotgun sequence genome encodes these proteins:
- the Cetn1 gene encoding centrin-1, protein MASNLRKSNVASTSYKRKVGPKPELTEDQKQEVREAFDLFDSDGSGTIDVKELKVAMRALGFEPRKEEMKKMILEVDKEATGKISFNDFLAVMTQKMAEKDTKEEILKAFRLFDDDETGKISFKNLKRVANELGESLTDEELQEMIDEADRDGDGEVNEEEFLKIMKKTNLY, encoded by the coding sequence ATGGCGTCCAACTTAAGGAAGTCAAACGTGGCCTCCACTAGCTACAAGAGAAAGGTGGGTCCTaagcctgaactcacagaagacCAAAAGCAAGAAGTCCGGGAAGCCTTTGACCTCTTTGATTCTGACGGGAGCGGGACCATCGATGTGAAGGAATTGAAGGTGGCCATGAGAGCACTAGGCTTTGAACccaggaaggaagagatgaagaagaTGATTTTGGAAGTAGACAAAGAGGCAACAGGAAAGATCAGCTTCAATGACTTCTTGGCTGTGATGACTCAGAAGATGGCCGAGAAAGATACCAAAGAAGAAATTTTGAAGGCTTTCAGGTTGTTTGATGATGATGAAACCGGGAAAATCTCATTCAAAAACCTCAAGCGTGTGGCCAATGAGCTGGGGGAAAGTCTCACGGACGAGGAGCTGCAGGAAATGATCGATGAAGCTGATCGTGACGGCGATGGAGAAGTGAATGAGGAAGAGTTTCTTAAGATCATGAAAAAGACCAACCTTTATTAA